From the genome of Pseudocalidococcus azoricus BACA0444:
GCCGCCGACCTCTATGGCCGCTATCAAACCCACCTCAGCGCCCGCGGACTCATTGACTATGACGAAATGATTTTGGCCGCCTTACGAGTGCTTGCAGATCCAGAGTCCCGCCGCCACTGGCAAACTCAAGTTTATGGGGTTTTTGAAGATGAAGCCCAGGATTCCACCCCCCTGCAAACGGAACTTCTCAAAATCCTAGCTACAGACCCGCTTAATCCCCATCTAGTGAACCTTGTCCGGGTGGGAGATCCAAACCAGGCCATCAACTCCACCTTTACCCCGGCTGACCCGATCTTCTTTGCCCAATTCTGCCAGGCCTGTGCAGATCAATCCCGATTCTTTACGATGAACCAGGCCGGTCGCTCTAGTCAGATCATTATTGACGCAGCAAACTATCTCGTCGCCTGGACTAATGGGACACAAGTGGCTGGGCCAGAATTGCCGTTTCAACCCCAGAAAATTGAGCTAGTTTCTCCCGACGACCCCCAACCAGATGCCAATCCAGCTGCGACCGGCCGGGGCCTGGAAATTTACGCGCCCAGAGATGTTATCCATACGGTGGCCTTGATTGGGGAACGGGTGGGACAACTGCTAACGGAAAATCCCCAGGCCAATGCCGCTGTCTTGGTGCGGGAAAATAAGCAGGGGCGATTTGTGACCGATGTTTTAGCCCAGCCGGAAAAGTTTGGCTTAAACACCAATTTGGCAGGCCTGGGAATTACGGTTTACGACACAGGCAGCGAGGCCCGGCGTTCCCATGTTCCAGCCGAGTTACTGAATATGCTCCTTTTTTTACATCGCCCCCATTCCCCTGGCTATTTCAAGGCAGCCCTGGATATTTTCACCGCCCGTCAACTCATCCGCCGCCAAGATTGGAACGCTCTCGTCAGCCAACCGGAATTATTTTTATTTCCCAGTCCAATCGATCCTGGCCCCCATCCCGATGAACAAGCCGCCCAACAACTCTGCCAGGCTCTCCTCCAGGCCCGTTTGAACCTAGCCCTCTATCCCCTGATTGCCTATGTGGCCAATGTGCTCCAATACGACCCGACCGAACTGGCCACCGCTGATAAGTTAATTAGCCAATTGGCACAACAGGCCGGCGGACAACAAACTTGGACAAGAATTAGCCCAATTTGGCAGGAGATTGTCAGTGAAGAAAAATTTGATGCGGTGGAGCTAGGGGATCCAGACAGTAACTTGATTCGACCACGGCAATTAACGATTATGACCATGCACAAAGCCAAGGGCCTGGATTGGGATTATGTCTTTCTACCGTTTTTGCATGACACCGTCATTCCGGGTAATCCTTGGGTTCCGGGTTCGCTCAAGTTTCTCGGTCATGCCAACCTTGAGGAAGTCGCGCGGGCCCAAATTCGCAGTGCCGTTCACCAACGCCCAATTCCAGATATTAACGGGGCCTGGGAACACGCTAATCACCTCAAAGCCGCCGAAGCCTATCGGTTACTCTATGTGGCGATGACGCGGGCCAAACGTTTGCTATGGATGTCGGCGGCGATCAATGGCCCCTTCAGTTGGGCAAGTTTTAATTGGCATCAAAGCTATAAATTCGATCCGAAAAAACCTTGTCCTGCCCTGGATGCCCTTCGCAAGCAATTTCCCCAATCACAAATGTCCATTACCTATTAGTCTGTTTGCCTGCCATCATCATGCCCACACCTCAATCAGTCTCAAACATTCAAAGCACAAAAGAGCTATTTGATTATTGGTATCACAAAGTTATCTTTCGCAATCATGATCTCATTGAATCTGATAATCATTTGCCTGCCTATGAAATCCGTCATGAATGCACAAATTATGATACTTTGCTTAAGTTGCCAGAAGTTGAAACACTGACGGGACTGGAACGAGATCGAGTTTACGCTATCATCAAGTATCAATGCACTAGCAAGGTTCTTCAACGCCGAGCCAGCTATTTTCGTCAAAAGTCTGTAGAAATTCGTCATGAACTTGATCAACTGAATCATCAAAATCAGGAAAACAAGAATTGGATTGAACAACTCAGACGGCTTTTGTTCAGCAAAGATATTGAAATTAAACAACTTACGGCCCAGATTGCTTTGTTAGAAGCTGAAAAAGAAGTTCTCCAGGCTGAAAGTGATCAATCAAGTGCCTATGCAGAACTGTTAAAAGAAGTAGAAACACTCAGAAAGAAGTTTGAAAAGGAGAAAAAACGACGTGAGGAACTTGGAAAGAATAACCAAAGTTTAGGCGGCCGAGTAGCTCATACGGAGCGGTATAAGCGAGAACGGAATGAAGCCAGAGAGCAAGTAACTAAGCTAGAACAAATCAATCGGACGTTACAAAATGAACTCAATCAACTTAAGGGGGTACCTTTGCGCTCAGAACCCAATAAATCTCAACGCAGACTGAAAAAATCTCCCCTCGCCACATCCGAGCTAGAAAGGGACAACCCAGCCAATGGCCAATGACATCTTTATCGAACTGACGCGGTTAACGTGATGAAACTTTCTGAACTTAAAGCACTAGTTTATGACCAGGCCCAGGCCAGAACCCCGAAGGAGCTTAAAGCCCAATACCCCAGCCTAAAATCCCTCGACTTTCGCCGCAAACAGGCCTGGCAAACCGCCTTAAAATTTCTCTCCACATTGCCCCCACCCGCGGAACCAAATCTCACCTATGAACAATGGTTAGCCCATCCACCCCCAGAATATCGGGAATTATTTGCCACCCTTGATGCCACCAGCCAGGCCTTTGACCAACACTATGCCAATGCCCAGGCCTTAAATGGGGAGTTAATCCAGATTGCCGATGAGTTAGAGTCCCTCAGTTTAGAATTGGAGACCGAAGCCAAAACCTGGCCCAATCAACCCCCCAGGCCCCCCAAACCTGACCCGGCACTAAATTAGGCTGCATATCTTCTGAATCCAAAGGTTAGGCCTGGGCAATTAAAGCCACTTCCACCCGTTCGGCCTGGGGTTGGGTTAATTGAATGGCAATATTGGGGCCAAAAAACTTGGTGATCTTATCCTGCTTCTGTTGCCAAACTTCAAACTCAATCGCCGAGGAATCAAATTCTAAAATTAAGGTATAGGCTCCGTGGATCAGGTCTTCCCGGATACCCACCAAAATCGGTCGCTCATCATCGGAAGGGCTTAGGCCCAAGGCTGTTAAAGAACTGTCCAAATGGGCATCTTGACCATAACGATAGCGGGTAACATCTTTGCGAATTTGGGTTTGGATCGGCGTGGCCTGGGTTTCCCGCAAAGCAATAATGTCCGGGGGAGTGGGTTGGCTATAGGGGACAGGGGACAATTCCGCAGCTTTTAAGGCCAGCCCCCCCAAAAGTAAAGGCACACCATAGAAAAAACCGGCCAAGTTTAAGGTGGCATTACCTGACCCATAGGCAATAAACCCAATCACGGTCAAAATCGAACCTACCACCAGGCCGAGCGTACTTAAGGAAAACCGACCAAACATGAAGACCTCTCCCCACCGGGACTCTGAGATTTTGCTACTACCAGCCACGCAGGGCCTAAGATTAACGATAGTTTACAAATTGTAACGCGGCTGGATAATCCTCTTCCTTAAGCCGTTGAATCACCCCTTGCAAATCATCCTTAGACTTGGCTACCACCCGCACTGCATCCCCTTGAATACTCGGTTGAACTTTCTTAAACTCTGTCCGAATCAGCTTACTAATGTCCTTGGCCAACTCAGCAGTCAAGCCCCGCCGCAGTTGAATGGCCTGAGTCACCCGCCCACCGGCCGCCGGGTCAATGGGGCCATAGTCAAAAATCTTGAGGGATAAGTTACGTTTAGCTGCTTTAGTTTGCAGGATGGTGATCACAGCATCGAGGGTAAATTCACTGTCGGTATTGATCGTAATTGCCTCTGGGCCAAGTTCTACAGTTGTTTTGGTGCCTTTGAGATCATAGCGGCTTTTAATGTCTCGAACTGTTTGATCTACAGCATTAACTAACTCCTGTCGATCAAAGTCGCTGACAATATCAAAGGAAAAACTACTGGCCATACTAATTCCTAACGGGAGTATCCAAGATTTTAATAACAAGTAACACAAAGATAACCATTATAAAGCAATCCGTCCTCAATTACGAGAATATTATGTGCTGAAAGTCTAGGATAATCTCCACTTTTGCCTCGTTTTGTTAGTATTAGGCAGCTTCTCAACCAGAATAGTGAGATTGTTTAGATCATCTAATGACTATTGCAACTACAAATGGCGGTAATGTCTTTTAGTAAAGGACAGATAAAATAAGGGAAGATTGTTCTTTTAGTGCCTATGTAAAACGTCCCTGGTTTTCTGCCTTGCCCGACCTGTGGCTCAGACGACATCAGACATCATGAAGAATGAACAGATTCGTTTAGAGAAGGCAATGAGTGCAAATCAAGCTGTCTTTTCCTCATCCTTTACTAAATAGGACTACCGATAAAGACTACCTGTTGGCTTCAAAACCCGATGTAATTCCACTAAGCGAATTGCTATCATCACCAAATAGGCTGATAACGAATTTTGCCCCAAGGTGCGGATTAATAGATCCAGTAATTCAGCCAGTTCGCCCCGCTTAAATTTCAGTTGTTCTAAAGCTCTTACGGATTCTTCTCCCCATTGCCAAGTGTCTTCAAATGCCGTGATCTGGGCCTGGGAGCTTTCACCTTTAAGAGATTTGAACAGGATGTTATACCCGGCCTGGGAGTTGAACGGTGGATCAAGATAAATTAAGTCCACACATTCCTCGGCAAGGCTGGCCCGTAAGACTTCTAAATTATCGCCATAGTAAAGCATTTTCATATCTGGGCTAATTGAGTTTGTAAGTGGTTGGGCCTGGCCTGGGAGTAGTCGAACCTATATTTAGGAATAAATTATGATCGGACTGATTATGAGCCACATCCCCACAAATCATTCTCAATTATTGCCCTAGTCAAGAGCGATGATGTCAAGATTCATCGTTTTTTGAGAATAGGATAATTAATCCGCTCAACTTAGCTACGGTCTTCCAAGAGCCTTTGCCACTCGGCATCAATTTTGTCAGTTTGCTCGGCTTCTTGGGTGATCAGGTCTTTTTCAGTGGTGTAGGCCAGGTTTGTCTGTGTGATCAGGGTTTCTGCGGCATAGGCCTGGGCGGCGGTAATTTTGTCCTTAAGGGTGGCATCGGCGGTGCGGAGAATTTCGGCCCGGTTTTCTCGGATTTGATTGCGGGCTTTGATTCGGCCATTCATCACTAGAATCCAGTAGTAGCGACCGAGGGGAATTCCCAAAAAGCCCAGGCCATAGGCGACCAAAACCCAAAAGATTGACTGCACAAAGCCGACGATGCCGCCCAACTGGGTTGCTACGGATCCATCCCCAAGTAAATTCCACAGGACTAACGCCCCGACTAGGTTGATACAGCCGAGGCCAATGGCTAACATCACTTGTCCACTGCTAGCGCGGGTAAATTTCCAGGTAATTTCTTCCAGATAGGGTGAAACAGGTTTTTGGCGTTGTTGTTTGGCCGTAGCCTGGAGATCTGGGAAATGATAAATAATCTCGCCCTGCTCCGTAACTTGGGGAACCCCATTAAAGCGACTCAAGACCGGAATCATAAAGTTTTCGCCACTGGACAGCGGGCCTGGGGAAATATCCAGATAGGGGGCAATTTGTTCAGCAACGACGGCTCCTTTTTGGTTGATAATTTGCTGCCCGACTTCTTGCCAGCGCCGTTCTTCCAGATTGGCATTGGGATTCCCATCACCAAAGAGAAACGAATAAATCCCTTCTAAGAAGTTCATTTCCTCTGGATTTTGTCGCTGATTACGGGACGACTGCCGCCGCGGCCGATAGGGATCACTGCCAAAGAACCATCAAAAGTCTGGGAAGAAGATAAAACGGGGGAAGTCAAAGCCGCCGGAGCGATTATTGTTATCATTTCGGCTACTACTGGCAGCAATCACAATGAGGATGATGGCAACAAAGATTAAGACGATTGAGAGAATCAAGAAAATCCCAAAGGACATCCGAATCAAATAAAACAGAACGGCCCAAACCTTGGCCCAGGCCTCTTGGAGTTGAATCCGTAAATACTTAGACCGCAAAATTCCCCGAAAGTCCCGTGGCAAGACATAGGCAATATCCCCAGATTCGGCCACTTGCAGATCTCCACCCACTGCACTGGCCAAGGCCAACAGGCCCTTTTGAGAAGTATTGAGGTCTAAACCAGCCTTGGCCGCAACATCACCGACCGTGACTCGATAGCCTAATTGTTCAACAGCCTGCATGACCGCTGGGTTTAAGGTTGCGACTTCTGCCATAGGGATAAACTCTCAAGTTGGCTTAATTCTTATTTTATCGTAACAATTTGAGCTGCTCCAGCTTAGGTGAGGATTATCCCCCCAGGAGTTGCCGCTGTCGAGTTTCTATGTTTATGGTCTTATGCTTGAAACTGAGTAGCCTGTTTCTGGGTTAAAAAGGCTTTGATAGTTTTCGGATTCCTCTTGTTTTACTTGCCAACCACCACCACCAGGCCTGGGGCGAACATGAAAAATTGGACTAGTTGAAGGAGGCGGGTTTTTCCTGACCATTGAATCTATCTTTTCCTAACATCAGAATTAAATTCCCACACATGAAATTCATACTAATAACTAATTATACCAATGGTTTATCTAATCGGTCGCGCCAATGCCCTACCCCGTTCTGCCGACTCTCAAAATGAGCAGTCCTAGCCAAAGTTTGCCATCTAATATGGTCTAGATTACGATTGCACAAACGCCAATAAGTCGGTATTCAGTTGATCTTTACTCGTATCGCCTAAACTATGGGAACCTCCAGAGTAAAGCTTTAAAATTGCATTGGGAATTAGTTTAGCGGCTAATAGGGCAGAAGCCTCAAGGGGAACAATCTGATCATCGTCACCGTGAATAATCAACGTTGGAATATCAAACTTTTTCAAGTCTTCAGTAAAATCGGTCTCAGAAAAGGCCTGAATACAATCGTAAGCATTCTTATGGCCTGACATCATTCCCTGTTGCCACCACGATTGAATCGTCCCCTGGGAAACCGTAGCTCCAGGCCGGTTAAAGCCAAAAAATGGGCCACTGGCAATATCGAGAAAGAACTGGGCCCGATTTGCCAAATAAGCGGCACGAAACCCATCAAAAACCTCTAAGGGTAGCCCCCCGGGATTTGCTTCTGTCCTGACCATAATTGGCGTTACAGAACCCATCAAGACCGCCTTTGCCACGCGACTTGTCCCATGCCGGCCAATGAAACGCGCTACTTCTCCCCCACCCGTTGAGTGACCAATCATCACAGCATCCTGAAGATCAAGAGCCTGGAACAGTTCCGCCAAGTCATCAGCATAGGCGTCCATATCATTGCTTTGCCAAGGTTGACTAGAACAACCATGCCCGCGCCGATCATGGGCAATACAGCGATAGCCATGAGAAGCCAGAAAAAACATCTGCGACTCCCACGCATCAGAATTCAAAGGCCAGCCATGACTGAAGGTGATCGGTTGTCCAGAACCCCAATCCTTGTAATAAATCTCGGTACCATCTTGTGTCGTTATGGTTCCCATATCATTACCCCCTATTGTCCGAAGACTGGCTTTTATAGCGTTACGCAGGCTGTTCTGAGAGAGTAGAACTATCAAAAAGACTGCCCACAAAGCATTTTCTGACTTGTCCCCATCTCACCCTAAATGAGTAACGCTATAAATGCTTTTAGGCTACCTCAATTTACTTATTTCCAGCGGTTTATTACGCATTGTCATTAAATAAAACCATCTCTGTTTGTAATTCGTAATAATTCTATTATTTACTCAAGCAATGTAAGCTATCAGTCATCGAGTTATCTGGACTGTTCTAGAACCATAAATACTCTAGAATTCATGGTAAAAAATATCTTCTACCCTCTCCTTAACCAAAGCGACCACTAACATAATCCGCAGTTTGCTGCTGGGCTGGATTATTAAATATCTTCTCAGTCCGGTCATATTCGACCATCTCACCCAAATACATAAATGCCGTATAGTCCGATACCCGACTAGCCTGTTGCATATTGTGGGTAACAATCAAAATCGTGACTTGATCCTTGAGATCCCCAATCAAGTCTTCAATGCTAAGAGTGGCAATCGGGTCTAAAGCAGAAGTTGGCTCATCAAACAGGATCATCTCTGGATTTGTCGCTAAAGCCCGGGCAATACAGAGACGTTGTTGTTGACCACCAGAGAGAGCTGTACCCGCTTCATTGAGTCGATCCTTCACCTCATCCCAAATTGCTGCCCCCCTTAAAGACCGCTCCACCACCTCATCTAACACCGACCGCTTACTGATTCCCCGGACTCGCAGGCCATAGGCAATATTTTCATAGATCGATTTCGGAAATGGATTAGGTTTCTGAAAGACCATCCCGATCCGCATCCGCACTTCAATTGGATCTGCCTTTAACAAATTAGATTGATCACTTGTTAGGGTAATACAGCCTTCATAGCGATTGCCTGGATAGAGATCATGCATCCGGTTAAAACAGCGCAAGAGGGTTGTCTTACCACATCCCGATGGGCCGATCAATGCCGTCACCTTCTTTTCATAAACCAGCAAATTAATGTTTTTGAGGGCCTGCTTAGAGCCATAGTAGAAATTCAAGCCTTCGACTTCTGCTTTTAAGGGCAAGGCCGGGGCCTGGGAGCCAGCAGATTGGACAGAGGAATTGTTTACCATTTGATACCTTTCCGAAAGCGATAACGTAAATAGATTGCCAGGCCATTGACACCCAGCGTTAACACCAACAAAATAATCCCCGCTGCCGCTGCATTGACTTGAAACGCCTCTTGGGGACGGGACACCCAGTTAAACATTTGGATTGGCAAAACTGTAAACGGAGATTGCAACCAAGCAAAAGAAATAAATGGAAATTCTGACTTGAGTGGAGAATCTGGCAAAAAGGTAATAAACGTTAAAGCCCCAATCGTAATTAGGGGAGCCGTCTCACCAATGGCGCGGGAAATACCGACAATGATCCCTGTTAATATCCCGCCCATAGAGTAAGGTAAAACATGATCAGCAATCATCTGCCATTTGCTAGCTCCCACGGCATAGGCCGCCTCGCGGATAGTGCTGGAAATTGCCCGTAAAGACTCCCGTGTTGTCACAATCACAATCGGTAAAATAAGTAGGCCCAAGGTCAGCCCTGCCGTAGCCACACTCTGGCCCAAGTTAAGGGTATAAACAAAAAAGCCTAAAGCTAGCAGACCATAAATGATCGAAGGCACTCCCGCCAAGTTACTGATGTTAATTTCAATAAAATTACTAAACCAGTTCTTGGGCGCATATTCCTCTAGGTAAATGCCTGCCGCAACACCCATCGGAATGGCAAACAAAGCCGTGACCACCATCACCAATAATGTGCCAACCCAGGCAATTAAGACTCCAGCTTCTTCAGGAGTACTACTCGGTGGTGAGGTAATAAAGCGCCAGTTTAAGATTGGCAGTCCCCGAAAGAATAAATCTAAGACTAGGGCAGTCAGCGCAAGCAAGGCAAATAGGATTGAAAGAAGACCGAGGAGAATAAAAATCTTCTCTTGAAGGCGTCTCTGGTCAATCGACCGATGAATGGCAGTCAAGTCCTGGGTAATTTCGACCGGCGCAGTAGTCATAGTCTCAAATCTCATGAGTTCTAAACAGCAGTTCAGTAAATCTCTCGGAAGCGACGACTCAGGAAATATCCCAAAATGTTGAAGATTAGGGTCAACAAAAATAACATAATTCCAGCCGCAAAGATAGATTGATATTCTAAAGAGCCGTGGGGTAGATCCCCTAAGCTTACTGAGACGATAAAGGCAGTTGTGGTGGCAGCACCTTCAAGGGGATTAAGGGTAAAAATGGGTTGTAAACCGGCTGCTACAGCCACAATCATTGTTTCCCCAACTGCTCGCGAGATGGCCAAGATATAGGCAGCCACAATTCCAGAAAATGCGGCGGGCAAAACGACACCAATAGCAGTTTGTAAACGGGTTGCCCCCATCGCATAGGAACCTTCCCGCAAATAAACTGGCACAGCCCGCATGGAGTCTTCTGCCAAAGAACTGATGTAAGGAATAATCATAATGCCAATGGCAATCCCGGCCGAAAGCATATTAAACCCAGGTAATTGGAAATATTCAAATTCCTCACGCCCCGGCCAGAAAAACATCTGCACAGCTAAGATTAGCTTTTGCAACGTTGGGCTAACCAAAAGCAGGGCAAAGTAGCCATAAACAACAGTGGGGATGCCGGCCAGAAGCTCCAAAACGGGTTTGAGCGATTCCCGAAGGCGGGGGGAGGCAAAATCACTCAGATAGATGGCCATCACAGTTCCCAAGGGAATAGCAACCGTCAAACCCACCAAGCAGGTCACTAAAGTTCCAGTCAGTAATGGCAAAACCCCAAAAGTCTTTGGCTCAATCAGGGGCGACCATTCAGTGGTAGTCAAAAATTCTACCAAAGCAGCCCAAACTGTCCCAGCATGATCCTCAGCCACCAGTTCAAAGAAAATCACTGACTCGCTAAATAAAATATAGACAATAGCAAGGGTTGTAGCGACAGAAGAGAAAGCTGCTAAAAACAAGATCGTTGCAATGATTCGCTCTCGCCATATTCTCACGGTGCGTGATGGCAGGTTTAGGGGTAGTTGTGTTGCGTAATTAGGGGCAGAATCTGACATGGTTTGAGCTAAGGAAAGAACGGAAGGATGTTGAACAAGAGCTTAACTAAAAACGGCCAGCAGCGAAAGCAGCCACCAGCCGCATTGGTTATATAACGAGCCAGAGGAAATTACCTGGCTTCCCGTTTCAACAGTTCAGCAATAGTTAAACCGACAGCCTCTTCACCGCCAAAGACCGTGCCAACCCGACCTTTGTTAAAGTTAGCAAGAATAGTTTTGT
Proteins encoded in this window:
- a CDS encoding ATP-dependent helicase codes for the protein MVNTLVTPVPSLGELELGLAKLRNTLRPGQRELANWLDGPLAVSAVPGAGKSHGMAIGAVMTLAQSQLHRQKQLVIVTFTRSATANIKSRIRQHLANLGLPRYGFSVQTLHGLALNIAASNIRHGLDLSQATLITDVQKSRILRRCAQEWQQDHPRAWQILLDGQATEYEETELIRRRTALLSEVLPKLAQTSIAAAKSSNLSPADLANLAAGHPDAYPILEIAADLYGRYQTHLSARGLIDYDEMILAALRVLADPESRRHWQTQVYGVFEDEAQDSTPLQTELLKILATDPLNPHLVNLVRVGDPNQAINSTFTPADPIFFAQFCQACADQSRFFTMNQAGRSSQIIIDAANYLVAWTNGTQVAGPELPFQPQKIELVSPDDPQPDANPAATGRGLEIYAPRDVIHTVALIGERVGQLLTENPQANAAVLVRENKQGRFVTDVLAQPEKFGLNTNLAGLGITVYDTGSEARRSHVPAELLNMLLFLHRPHSPGYFKAALDIFTARQLIRRQDWNALVSQPELFLFPSPIDPGPHPDEQAAQQLCQALLQARLNLALYPLIAYVANVLQYDPTELATADKLISQLAQQAGGQQTWTRISPIWQEIVSEEKFDAVELGDPDSNLIRPRQLTIMTMHKAKGLDWDYVFLPFLHDTVIPGNPWVPGSLKFLGHANLEEVARAQIRSAVHQRPIPDINGAWEHANHLKAAEAYRLLYVAMTRAKRLLWMSAAINGPFSWASFNWHQSYKFDPKKPCPALDALRKQFPQSQMSITY
- a CDS encoding DUF2854 domain-containing protein, which translates into the protein MFGRFSLSTLGLVVGSILTVIGFIAYGSGNATLNLAGFFYGVPLLLGGLALKAAELSPVPYSQPTPPDIIALRETQATPIQTQIRKDVTRYRYGQDAHLDSSLTALGLSPSDDERPILVGIREDLIHGAYTLILEFDSSAIEFEVWQQKQDKITKFFGPNIAIQLTQPQAERVEVALIAQA
- a CDS encoding YajQ family cyclic di-GMP-binding protein, whose product is MASSFSFDIVSDFDRQELVNAVDQTVRDIKSRYDLKGTKTTVELGPEAITINTDSEFTLDAVITILQTKAAKRNLSLKIFDYGPIDPAAGGRVTQAIQLRRGLTAELAKDISKLIRTEFKKVQPSIQGDAVRVVAKSKDDLQGVIQRLKEEDYPAALQFVNYR
- a CDS encoding alpha/beta fold hydrolase, with the protein product MGTITTQDGTEIYYKDWGSGQPITFSHGWPLNSDAWESQMFFLASHGYRCIAHDRRGHGCSSQPWQSNDMDAYADDLAELFQALDLQDAVMIGHSTGGGEVARFIGRHGTSRVAKAVLMGSVTPIMVRTEANPGGLPLEVFDGFRAAYLANRAQFFLDIASGPFFGFNRPGATVSQGTIQSWWQQGMMSGHKNAYDCIQAFSETDFTEDLKKFDIPTLIIHGDDDQIVPLEASALLAAKLIPNAILKLYSGGSHSLGDTSKDQLNTDLLAFVQS
- the pstB gene encoding phosphate ABC transporter ATP-binding protein PstB; the protein is MVNNSSVQSAGSQAPALPLKAEVEGLNFYYGSKQALKNINLLVYEKKVTALIGPSGCGKTTLLRCFNRMHDLYPGNRYEGCITLTSDQSNLLKADPIEVRMRIGMVFQKPNPFPKSIYENIAYGLRVRGISKRSVLDEVVERSLRGAAIWDEVKDRLNEAGTALSGGQQQRLCIARALATNPEMILFDEPTSALDPIATLSIEDLIGDLKDQVTILIVTHNMQQASRVSDYTAFMYLGEMVEYDRTEKIFNNPAQQQTADYVSGRFG
- the pstA gene encoding phosphate ABC transporter permease PstA is translated as MTTAPVEITQDLTAIHRSIDQRRLQEKIFILLGLLSILFALLALTALVLDLFFRGLPILNWRFITSPPSSTPEEAGVLIAWVGTLLVMVVTALFAIPMGVAAGIYLEEYAPKNWFSNFIEINISNLAGVPSIIYGLLALGFFVYTLNLGQSVATAGLTLGLLILPIVIVTTRESLRAISSTIREAAYAVGASKWQMIADHVLPYSMGGILTGIIVGISRAIGETAPLITIGALTFITFLPDSPLKSEFPFISFAWLQSPFTVLPIQMFNWVSRPQEAFQVNAAAAGIILLVLTLGVNGLAIYLRYRFRKGIKW
- the pstC gene encoding phosphate ABC transporter permease subunit PstC, translating into MSDSAPNYATQLPLNLPSRTVRIWRERIIATILFLAAFSSVATTLAIVYILFSESVIFFELVAEDHAGTVWAALVEFLTTTEWSPLIEPKTFGVLPLLTGTLVTCLVGLTVAIPLGTVMAIYLSDFASPRLRESLKPVLELLAGIPTVVYGYFALLLVSPTLQKLILAVQMFFWPGREEFEYFQLPGFNMLSAGIAIGIMIIPYISSLAEDSMRAVPVYLREGSYAMGATRLQTAIGVVLPAAFSGIVAAYILAISRAVGETMIVAVAAGLQPIFTLNPLEGAATTTAFIVSVSLGDLPHGSLEYQSIFAAGIMLFLLTLIFNILGYFLSRRFREIY